Proteins co-encoded in one Candida albicans SC5314 chromosome 3, complete sequence genomic window:
- a CDS encoding uncharacterized protein (Ortholog of C. dubliniensis CD36 : Cd36_29340, Spathaspora passalidarum NRRL Y-27907 : spas_CGOB_00040 and Candida albicans WO-1 : CAWG_00248), whose amino-acid sequence MPSNLFSNYFYRQRQLPQHQQNDINTSILEPTTAGTVDANPNPVISNLINQERPKHNYHKSSDNLAIGL is encoded by the coding sequence ATGccttcaaatttattttccaattatttttatagACAAAGACAACTTccacaacatcaacaaaatgATATAAATACGTCAATCCTTGAACCAACAACTGCTGGAACTGTCGATGCTAATCCTAATCCAGTGATTTCTAATTTGATCAATCAAGAAAGACCGAAACATAATTATCATAAATCTTCTGATAATTTAGCCATTGGATTATAA
- a CDS encoding uncharacterized protein (Ortholog of C. parapsilosis CDC317 : CPAR2_401850, C. dubliniensis CD36 : Cd36_80970, Lodderomyces elongisporus NRLL YB-4239 : LELG_04407 and Candida orthopsilosis Co 90-125 : CORT_0E01890), with product MNLFSKLDNNESNKESNLILFSDFLPEVLSFTTSENERIQDLYLQLCSLFNHHSYNEILFLLPQLSSFSMLPPIINLIIGATMIKLGRLDSGFRELAVAIIMSSRGEQRISFLIVAATLHAELNDKERVQGYLGEILDLSRQVVQSGEEFDIVKENLEELENTLLIKLENVKDKE from the coding sequence ATGAATCTATTTCTGAAacttgataataatgaatcaaataaagaatccaacttaattttgttttctgaTTTCCTTCCTGAAGTATTAAGTTTTACAACCAGTGAAAATGAACGAATTCAAGATCTCTATCTCCAATTATGTTCTCTTTTCAACCATCATAGTTACAATgaaatattgtttttattacCTCAACTATCATCATTCTCAATGCTTCCACctataataaatttaattattggtGCCACAATGATAAAATTGGGTAGATTAGATAGTGGATTTAGAGAACTTGCTGTTGCTATAATCATGTCCAGTAGAGGTGAACAGAGAATCAGTTTTTTAATAGTTGCGGCAACTTTACATGCTGAATTAAACGATAAAGAAAGAGTTCAAGGGTATTTAGGTgaaattttggatttgtCTCGCCAAGTTGTACAATCAggtgaagaatttgatattgtaaaagaaaatttagaagaattggaaaacacCTTGTTGATCAAATTAGAAAATGTCAAAGATAAAGAGTAA
- the PRM9 gene encoding Prm9p (Protein described a similar to S. cerevisiae Prm9; not the ortholog though; mutant is viable), with the protein MNLFSKLDNNESNKESNLILFSDFLPEVLSFTTSENERIQDLYLQLCSLFNHHSYNEILFLLPQLSSFSMLPPIINLIIGATMIKLGRLDSGFRELAVAIIMSSRGEQRISFLIVAATLHAELNDKERVQGYLGEILDLSRQVVQSGEEFDIVKENLEELENTLLIKLENVKDKEPLKYKSFEEQIFELNRLKRFYPEATFTGKCQLIVTKVHSAEILLERWSRDRKPLKVDPLKLLLEAILVCGPEISYCGIRKMEPVINQYIEFLENDGKKDTSGLAPILRSVSLFGKRANDSTLELGKNSKIPINSATRITIIKGYMCMLRCQYVEAENYFTQSLNDIPNEHHSQLSLLKCYNQMRETGIFKKKELELMLHNVQKLELDGSLKQQILAKIYHDLHNIEGNFKSKKSGKKKNGILRLNQWNDYLKLSVETYIQAIIMAPVDDLFIPSLYDQILFLLIVNKINIRVIAFFYQIRYHFAIRADYEYLYIPGVLDDFDPTSVGGEIIYDIKQYLEKGIINGATVLKEDHADYVKYWMKEYRKEHKVTQAIKYYYDKVFMET; encoded by the exons ATGAATCTATTTCTGAAacttgataataatgaatcaaataaagaatccaacttaattttgttttctgaTTTCCTTCCTGAAGTATTAAGTTTTACAACCAGTGAAAATGAACGAATTCAAGATCTCTATCTCCAATTATGTTCTCTTTTCAACCATCATAGTTACAATgaaatattgtttttattacCTCAACTATCATCATTCTCAATGCTTCCACctataataaatttaattattggtGCCACAATGATAAAATTGGGTAGATTAGATAGTGGATTTAGAGAACTTGCTGTTGCTATAATCATGTCCAGTAGAGGTGAACAGAGAATCAGTTTTTTAATAGTTGCGGCAACTTTACATGCTGAATTAAACGATAAAGAAAGAGTTCAAGGGTATTTAGGTgaaattttggatttgtCTCGCCAAGTTGTACAATCAggtgaagaatttgatattgtaaaagaaaatttagaagaattggaaaacacCTTGTTGATCAAATTAGAAAATGTCAAAGATAAAGA GCCATTAAAGTATAAATCATTTGAGgaacaaatatttgaacTTAATAGATTGAAAAGATTTTATCCAGAGGCAACATTTACTGGGAAATGTCAACTTATAGTTACTAAAGTTCATTCAGCAGAGATTTTGTTAGAACGGTGGTCAAGAGATAGGAAACCATTAAAAGTTGATCCCTTAAAATTGCTATTGGAAGCTATATTGGTATGTGGTCCAGAAATATCATATTGTGGAATTAGAAAAATGGAACCAGTAATTAACCAgtatattgaatttttggaaaatgaTGGCAAAAAAGATACTAGTGGATTAGCACCAATATTACGAAGtgtttcattatttggTAAAAGGGCAAATGATAGTACTTTAGAATTGGGTAAAAATTCTAAAATCCCAATCAATAGCGCTACCAGAATAACCATAATTAAAGGTTATATGTGTATGTTAAGATGCCAATATGTGGAAGCAGAAAATTATTTCACTCAATCCTTGAATGACATACCTAATGAACATCATCTGCAATTAAGTTTATTGAAATGTTACAATCAAATGAGGGAAACCGGTATTtttaagaaaaaggaattaGAGTTGATGTTGCACAATGTACAAAAATTAGAACTTGATGGGAGtttgaaacaacaaattttagCTAAGATTTATCACGATTTGCATAATATTGAAGgtaattttaaatcaaaaaagagtggtaaaaagaaaaatggaaTTTTGAGGCTCAACCAATGGAATGATTACTTGAAGTTACTGGTTGAAACATATATTCAGGCTATTATTATGGCTCCAGTCGATGATTTGTTTATCCCACTGTTGTATGATCAGATTTTGTTCTTATTAATAGttaacaaaattaatattCGAGTCATTGCATTTTTCTATCAGATTCGGTATCATTTTGCTATTAGAGCTGATTATGAATATCTTTATATTCCAGGAGTGcttgatgattttgatccCACTTCTGTCGGTGGAGAGATTATTTATGatattaaacaatatttaGAGAAAGGAATAATCAATGGTGCAACTGTACTTAAAGAAGATCATGCTGATTATGTGAAATACTGGATGAAAGAATATCGAAAAGAACATAAAGTTACGCAAGCtattaaatattattatgataAAGTGTTTATGGAAACATAG